In Crassostrea angulata isolate pt1a10 chromosome 4, ASM2561291v2, whole genome shotgun sequence, one genomic interval encodes:
- the LOC128181860 gene encoding uncharacterized protein LOC128181860 → MSSLVCSRKSKNRRRKPPKPEVNDSHSEHQQAFTRLFRNITRLMLQIEREKINNTACWYCNARRRDELRRSDATRYVDESLEIQPCRSKNYRQPLTLPPIYKTVELPVVQKRKVLFPTPCRGPIKDSEWSVLNNCRYLRPGLPKYTGNGPNSQSKKPTFLWTVQSAKSSNCWFREKKD, encoded by the exons ATGTCGAGTCTTGTGTGCAGTCGAAAATCGAAAAATCGGAGAAGAAAACCCCCGAAACCGGAAGTTAATGACAGCCATTCGGAGCATCAACAAGCGTTTACCCGGTTGTTCCGAAATATCACAAGACTGATGCTCCAGATCGAAagggaaaaaataaacaacacagCGTGCTGGTATTGCAATGCGAGGCGCCGAGACGAGTTGAGAAGAAGCGACGCCACGCGATACGTGGACGAGAGTTTGGAAATTCAGCCATGCAGATCGAAGAACTACCGTCAACCATTAACGTTGCCGCCAATTTATAAAACGGTTGAATTACCTGTCGTGCAGAAAAGGAAGGTGTTGTTCCCTACCCCATGTCGTGGACCAATTAAAGATTCGGAGTGGTCTGTTCTTAATAATTGTCGCTACCTTCGTCCGGGACTTCCGAAGTACACCGGAAACGGACCTAACAGTCAATCCAAGAAACCTACGTTTCTCTGGACCGTTCAGAGTGCA AAATCATCAAATTGCTGGTTCAGAGAGAAAAAGGATTGA
- the LOC128181859 gene encoding glycine N-acyltransferase-like, producing the protein MIYKILDKEEIGELKEELSCGLPGTAKIYYVIRNALDDNLSGFEVVVDNWPKWNCILLRPESSDKVLNYFKQTHICHTKSVSALKYFLQRPGLIDWSQPINFTGVPSDVIPVLSEVCRKHGGQITSKESRLMYAWSRPTPPDMPTIPDGVTLSALKPEHAKVLKSDWAKQSNADELEGYFRSVIEKFESSCLLDKNGRILAYICMQYNGSIAMIYVLPEFRKEGYFDILISDLTRKLLAKSDIVYGFIPSNDTSLINTSRKLGFEWVPQGNMTWTRFTPNVLRKQQQRAAFESSPVGDVFPENLDTLLKNQLGVPLVNI; encoded by the exons ATGATTTACAAAATCCTAGACAAAGAAGAGATCGGAGAGCTTAAAGAAGAGTTATCTTGTGGATTACCGGGCACGGCTAAG ATTTATTATGTGATAAGGAATGCTTTAGATGACAACCTAAGTGGGTTCGAGGTGGTCGTAGACAATTGGCCAAAATGGAACTGTATTTTGTTACGCCCAGAATCATCTGATAAG GTCCTGAACTATTTTAAGCAGACCCATATATGTCACACGAAAAGTGTTTCcgccttgaaatattttcttcagCGACCCGGGCTTATCGACTGGAGCCAGCCGATAAACTTTACAG GAGTACCAAGTGATGTGATACCCGTACTAAGCGAAGTCTGCAgaaaacatggcggacaaataaCTTCCAAAGAATCACGGCTCATGTACGCATGGAGCAGACCTACTCCCCCTGATATGCCAAC AATCCCGGATGGAGTCACTTTATCGGCGTTGAAACCGGAACACGCAAAGGTTTTAAAAAGCGACTGGGCAAAGCAGAGCAACGCCGATGAATTGGAAGGTTACTTCAGAAGTGTCATCGAAAAGTTCGAGAGCAGCTGCCTGCTGGACAAGAACGGCAGGATTCTGGCCTATATATGTATGCAGTACAACGGTTCTATCGCTATGATTTATGTTTTACCCGAGTTCAGAAAGGAAGGCTATTTCGATATCCTCATCAGCGACCTGACTCGAAAACTTTTAGCGAAGAGTGATATAGTGTACGGTTTTATTCCATCCAACGATACCTCTCTCATCAATACCTCCCGGAAGCTGGGCTTTGAATGGGTCCCACAGGGCAACATGACCTGGACACGGTTCACGCCAAATGTCCTCCGAAAACAGCAGCAGAGGGCGGCGTTCGAGTCCTCCCCAGTTGGCGACGTCTTTCCAGAAAATCTCGACACTTTGTTAAAAAACCAGCTCGGTGTTCCTTTAGTCAATATATGA